In a genomic window of Melitaea cinxia chromosome 2, ilMelCinx1.1, whole genome shotgun sequence:
- the LOC123660668 gene encoding uncharacterized protein LOC123660668 — MKGKVSGLAWLGLLLLQSSFVLSRIAFEKLTDVDFSGTAYYTVRNLSLYECHGWCREEPDCQAASFSFVLNPLTPVQETRCLLQNDTQANNPMATPQRSVNTYYMVKLQVRSEGVCLRPWAFERVPGKSLRGLDNSIIYTSTKEACLAACLNEKKFPCRSAEYEYGSMRCALSDSDRRTAQPFVQLVDTPGADYFENLCLKASQACKGSRIFTAPRVGVAEDKVAQYAGLHYYTDKELQVTSESACRLACEIESEFLCRSFLYLGAPHSSTYNCRLYHLDHNTLPDGPSAYLNAERPLIDDGEPIGKYFENFCEKPAATPSGELPVSIEHHQDTNMSNNLTRNDANCDKTGTCYDVSVHCKDTRIAVQVRTNKPFNGRIYALGRSETCNIDVVNSDLFRLDLTMAGQDCNTQSVTGVYSNTVVLQHHSVVMTKADKIYKVKCTYDMSSKNITFGMVPIRDPEMISITAAPEAPPPRIRILDSRQHEVETVRIGDKLTFRIEIPEDTPYGIFARSCVAMAKDSKSTFQIIDDEGCPVDPSIFPAFIPDGNALQSVYEAFRFTESYGVIFQCNVKYCLGPCEPAVCEWGRESIESWGRKKRSLPHNETGETRQEEDMNISQEILVLDFGDERQSTDFLRSDKPGGSASEANFGEKTVTIVEPCPSKSSVLLLGVACALLVLLYIATIFCYYMRKWLAPPKHMS, encoded by the exons ATGAAGGGCAAAGTGTCGGGCTTAGCGTGGCTAGGCTTACTCTTACTACAGTCTTCATTTGTGCTTA GTCGAATCGCTTTCGAGAAGCTCACTGATGTTGACTTTTCGGGCACTGCCTACTACACAGTACGCAACTTGTCGCTGTACGAGTGCCATGGATGGTGCAGAGAAGAGCCCGATTGTCAGGCAGCTTCATTCAG TTTCGTGCTGAATCCTTTAACTCCAGTTCAAGAAACTCGCTGTTTACTGCAGAATGATACTCAAGCGAATAATCCTATGGCCACACCGCAG cGTTCAGTTAACACGTACTACATGGTGAAACTACAAGTGCGTTCGGAGGGTGTGTGCTTGCGGCCGTGGGCATTCGAAAGAGTGCCAGGCAAGTCGCTGCGGGGACTGGACAATAGTATAATCTACACCTCCACCAAAGAGGCCTGCCTCGCTGCCTGCCTCAATGAG AAAAAGTTCCCATGCCGGTCTGCGGAGTATGAATACGGAAGTATGCGTTGCGCTCTCAGTGATTCTGACAGACGCACTGCGCAGCCATTTGTGCAGCTCGTTGATACACCCGGCGCTGACTACTTTGag AATTTGTGCCTGAAGGCGTCGCAAGCATGCAAAGGATCTAGAATATTTACGGCGCCCCGAGTGGGAGTCGCCGAGGATAAAGTAGCGCAGTACGCTGGCTTACACTACTACACTGACAAGGAGCTCCAG gTGACATCAGAATCAGCTTGTCGGCTCGCGTGTGAAATTGAATCCGAGTTCTTGTGTCGATCCTTCTTATATCTCGGAGCACCTCACTCGTCCACATACAACTGCCGTCTTTACCATCTTGACCATAACACCTTACCAGATGGACCCTCAGCATACCTGAATGCTGAAAGACCTTTGATCGACGATGGAGAACCTATTGGAAAATACTTTGAAAACTTCTGTGAGA AGCCAGCTGCCACTCCGAGCGGAGAGTTGCCTGTCTCAATAGAACACCATCAAGATACCAACATGTCTAACAACTTAACGAGAAACGACGCCAATTGTGACAAGACTGGTACCTGCTATGACG TGTCCGTTCACTGCAAAGATACAAGGATCGCTGTGCAAGTTCGTACAAATAAGCCGTTCAACGGAAGGATTTACGCATTAGGTCGTTCAGAAACTTGCAACATAGATGTAGTTAACAGCGATCTCTTCAGATTGGACCTTACAATGGCAGGACAGGATTGTAACACGCAGAGTGTG ACCGGTGTGTACTCTAACACTGTCGTTCTTCAACATCACAGCGTGGTCATGACGAAAGCGGATAAGATTTACAAAGTGAAATGCACATACGACATGAGTTCAAAGAACATCACATTTGGAATGGTGCCCATCAG AGACCCGGAGATGATTTCTATCACTGCGGCTCCGGAGGCACCGCCACCGCGTATCCGCATCCTGGACAGCCGCCAGCACGAGGTGGAGACCGTCCGCATCGGAGACAAGCTCACTTTCCGCATCGAGATACCGGAAGACA CTCCTTACGGCATCTTTGCACGCAGCTGTGTTGCGATGGCGAAGGATTCAAAAAGTACTTTCCAGATTATCGACGACGAAGG ATGTCCCGTTGATCCATCGATATTCCCAGCCTTCATTCCCGATGGTAACGCACTTCAATCAGTGTACGAGGCCTTTAGGTTTACGGAGTCTTATGGTGTTATATTCCAGTGCAATGTGAAATACTGTCTTGGTCCTTGCGAGCCg gCGGTTTGTGAATGGGGTAGAGAATCAATTGAATCTTGGGGAAGGAAGAAGCGTTCGCTACCGCACAACGAGACAGGTGAGACTCGGCAAGAGGAAGATATGAACATATCACAAGAGATCCTCGTCCTTGACTTCGGCGATGAGAGACAGAGTACTGACTTCTTACGGTCAGACAAGCCTGGTGGTAGTGCCAGCGAAGCCAACTTTGGTG aaaaaacCGTGACTATTGTCGAACCGTGCCCCAGCAAGTCCTCCGTCTTGTTGCTTGGCGTCGCCTGTGCTCTACTTGTACTGCTCTACATCGCGACCATTTTCTGTTACTACATGCGGAAGTGGCTCGCACCACCCAAACACATGTCATAA
- the LOC123660679 gene encoding putative lipoyltransferase 2, mitochondrial encodes MIKIWKLGLISYDTAFKIQTSIARKHLDSMMKGITTNYDTLLLVEHKPVYTVGIRDNTPNDEILRLRGLGAEFRKTNRGGLITFHGPGQLVAYPIINLKHFKSSVKWYVNSLEETVIQMCKELGITANRSPHTGVWVEDNKIAAIGVHASRYVTTHGISLNCDIDLSWFEHIDPCGIADKGVTSLTKETGKVCTIDDMTPIFVQNFEKVLDCKTEELETDTQQEILSSVYSKLMVDTV; translated from the exons atgataaaaatatggaAACTGGGTCTTATAAGTTATGATACGGCTTTTAAAATCCAAACTTCTATAGCTCGAAAACATTTAGATTCAATGATGAAAGGAATTACTACGAACTACGATACTTTACTTCTAGTTGAACATAAACCTGTGTACACTGTTG gtATCAGAGACAACACACCAAATGATGAAATTTTAAGGCTGCGAGGTTTAGGTGCCGAGTTTCGTAAAACGAATAGAGGGGGTCTGATCACATTCCATGGTCCGGGTCAATTGGTTGCTTACCCCATAATCAATTTGAAACACTTTAAATCTAGTGTAAAGTGGTATGTTAACAGCCTTGAAGAAACTGTTATACAAATGTGTAAAGAATTAG gtATAACTGCAAACAGATCTCCTCACACAGGAGTCTGGGTTGAAGATAACAAAATAGCTGCAATTGGTGTTCATGCTTCTAGATATGTGACTACACATGGAATCTCACTAAATTGTGATATTGATCTATCATGGTTTGAACACATTGATCCCTGTGGCATTGCAGATAAGGGGGTAACTTCACTCACAAAAGAAACTGGTAAAGTGTGTACAATTGATGATATGACACCAATCTTTGTACAGAATTTTGAAAAGGTGTTGGATTGTAAGACAGAGGAATTAGAAACAGACACACAACAGGAAATACTTAGCAGTGTTTATAGTAAACTGATGGTTGATactgtataa